Below is a window of Pseudomonadota bacterium DNA.
CCCTGTAAACCTCGGCACATCGCCCTTGATTACCCCCATGCCTTCAACGCCGGGCGCTTCCTCGCTTGATTCAAACAATGTCTGCATGCCCAGACATATCCCGAGATATTGTTTATCGTTCATTATCAACTCTTTTATAAGGTCAAAAAGTTCGAATTTCTTCAGGTTCTCGATGCATTTTCCGAAGGCGCCCACACCGGGCAGCACAATGGCATCCGATGCTTTGATTGCTTCTTTTTTTCTCGTAACAACAACATCCCCGCCGAGTATCCTGAAGGCGTTTGTCACACTTCTCAGGTTGCCCATGCCGTAATCAACAATTGCTATCATAACCTTCCTGTTCCTGTTTCCAA
It encodes the following:
- the hisH gene encoding imidazole glycerol phosphate synthase subunit HisH, coding for MIAIVDYGMGNLRSVTNAFRILGGDVVVTRKKEAIKASDAIVLPGVGAFGKCIENLKKFELFDLIKELIMNDKQYLGICLGMQTLFESSEEAPGVEGMGVIKGDVPRFTGAVKVPHMGWNSIEIQGENNIFKGINDGEFFYFVHSYYCRPAEDVTATKTAYGVEFASSVQRGNLFACQFHPEKSQRAGLKLLQNFIDMCK